One Solea senegalensis isolate Sse05_10M linkage group LG3, IFAPA_SoseM_1, whole genome shotgun sequence genomic window carries:
- the LOC122767155 gene encoding tetraspanin-7-like: protein MSSALPYNSLSARPSPSRRALDWEREQLAVRRLSSPRGLDLLTPPPPPPPLPRRPSAIPGYLLSPYQEQEGQLQQQQQRLSLSVCSEASLAPPPPPPVVAAPPCCRPVGVMHLLRLGLLAFSCLFWAAGLALFTLGVWAQISLADYMLLSANRYPNAPLILLSTGAAVTTWGFLGCLGVAANLPCVLRAYGFFQLAALIAGLAAGLSGLFYREDIAGGFRSGLLRAVAGYTEDEGRADALDSLQRALECCGAEGWRDWLTSDWASQHMIFLPNENGTSVSLPDSCCIKRKGCKNRPLVTDDGEGVGSAGIHPHGCFRKVFSLVNDNVFHIAATVLGLAFTQIGGIALACLLANKLAPRQHRRVVAH from the coding sequence ATGAGCTCCGCGCTGCCATACAACTCGCTGTCAGCTCGACCGAGTCCCAGCAGACGAGCCTTGGACTGGGAGCGTGAGCAGTTAGCCGTGCGAAGACTGTCCTCTCCTCGGGGTCTTGACCTgcttactcctcctcctcctcctcctcctcttcctcgtcgaCCCTCTGCCATCCCTGGCTACCTGTTGTCACCATACCAAGAGCAGGAGgggcagctccagcagcagcagcagcgtctttCCTTGTCCGTGTGCTCAGAGGCCTCCCTGGcgccccctccacctccacctgtgGTTGCTGCCCCGCCCTGCTGCCGCCCAGTGGGAGTCATGCACCTCCTGCGCCTGGGTCTCCTGGCCTTCAGCTGCCTCTTCTGGGCGGCCGGCTTGGCCCTCTTCACCTTGGGCGTGTGGGCTCAAATCTCACTGGCAGACTACATGCTGCTGTCTGCCAATCGCTACCCAAACGCTCCACTCATCCTTCTGTCCACAGGTGCCGCCGTCACCACCTGGGGTTTCCTGGGTTGTCTGGGTGTTGCTGCAAACCTGCCCTGCGTGCTGAGGGCATATGGGTTCTTTCAGCTTGCTGCACTCATAGCCGGTTTGGCAGCCGGACTCTCGGGCCTCTTCTACCGTGAAGATATTGCCGGAGGATTTCGCAGTGGCTTATTGCGAGCGGTGGCCGGCTACACAGAGGACGAAGGCCGTGCCGATGCCCTAGACAGCCTGCAGAGGGCCCTGGAGTGTTGTGGAGCTGAGGGTTGGCGTGACTGGCTCACGTCAGATTGGGCCTCCCAGCATATGATCTTCCTGCCAAATGAGAACGGCACCTCGGTGTCCCTGCCGGACAGCTGCTGTATCAAGCGCAAGGGTTGCAAGAATCGACCGCTTGTGACAGACGACGGCGAGGGAGTCGGTTCTGCAGGAATCCATCCACACGGCTGCTTCCGCAAAGTCTTCAGTTTGGTCAACGACAACGTCTTCCATATTGCAGCCACTGTGTTGGGATTAGCCTTCACCCAGATTGGAGGCATTGCCCTGGCTTGTCTGCTTGCCAACAAACTAGCGCCGAGGCAACATCGTCGTGTCGTGGCACATTAG
- the LOC122765966 gene encoding zinc finger protein 184-like, whose amino-acid sequence MVSSLPFNLKSVGKETTSGEPGLPLASLRLLVPPLQLLSAAMWQLAKQKDVTSYEKLQEFVFMVTEAVPGLINHRQRAQLVLGLRARLVLELCKGSARGSVDSQLIQSHLDRLPITSANTECRDAEVKTTEYTFIALVRSLLKDPVERAYFFQEIFPVEYGPQYDAALHVLLWELLSKLEKLLPVPDLKQTAAWLGSAPSVLEECVQTSDFRPQELDSTFQHYKSSGLLKVPHGPSSTIGSCIMSALSIPPSQKTSVSMGLESIHNYANVTLAEVDRYSVASVYTEVEAGASDAMESAELQVHTDFYEEEIVAVSVDPVGDDEGVSSRAEDASETVDVEKALETLTKTFALRKESLGQDVLTGKSSDQFVSVDAADDGKTHDDTETIEGMKENLEAGDTESCIISSATEVKARHESSTDVNRTEPLWTSSANVRRSSRLHMKTPSSCRGIRAFKTLPEEIAPEPTMSKGFLSVASSVIAIKGRDKGDSDEMTSFIFTCSQCLFHSADESSPPHFHMQSVPTEEYRTLSRAGFTPCPRSTDEIFTSIKLFPNANPALSCDDRSKVNDGQSLSRRKALTCETCSKTFTRTSDVRRHQLTHTGERPFHCSRCERTFQHSWDLTKHESKDHGAAISFSCPLCRSAFANLRALTVHHKKTHSEESQLPHICSICSQSFATSSELLEHRKSHVSNKRYICQQCGEGFDSLLSRSQHRQTHRVKHQFKCPHCDKTFTRRSDVKRHLSTHTGECPYQCEQCNKRFSLHFMLMKHLRVHSGERPFQCSHCPKRFTLVSVLARHERMHTGDKPFLCSQCGKGFLSRGELSKHHRSHVDDRPFSCPQCDKRFKSKKTQREHIVSHSGARPYPCTYCGKGFTKPYALTRHNLIHTGERPFPCGHCDKSFLTLSEAQLHQRIHTGERPYPCTVCQLRFKSSSELARHRRSHAAPKTPKTRCERCMKTFTSNAKLKKHMETHREEDRAVQSVEADL is encoded by the exons ATGGTTAGTAGTTTACCTTTTAATTTGAAGTCTGtgggaaaagaaacaacatccGGCG AGCCAGGCCTCCCTCTTGCCTCTCTTCGCCTCTTGGTGCCCCCGCTGCAGCTCCTGTCTGCTGCCATGTGGCAGCTGGCGAAGCAGAAGGATGTGACGAGTTATGAGAAGCTGCAGGAGTTTGTGTTTATGGTGACGGAGGCAGTTCCCGGGCTCATCAACCACAGACAGAGAGCCCAGCTCGTTCTGGGTCTGAGAGCAAGG TTGGTTCTGGAGCTTTGCAAAGGATCAGCACGAGGTTCTGTAGACTCTCAACTGATCCAGAGCCACTTGGACCGACTCCCCATaacctctgcaaacacagaa TGCAGGGATGCAGAGGTGAAAACCACAGAGTACACGTTCATAGCACTTGTTCGGAGCCTCCTCAAAGATCCTGTGGAGAGAGCGTACTTCTTCCAG GAGATTTTCCCAGTGGAATACGGGCCTCAGTATGACGCAGCTCTACATGTCTTATTATGGGAGTTGCTCTCAAAACTGGAAAAGCTGTTGCCGGTACCGGACCTTAAACAG ACGGCGGCGTGGCTCGGTTCTGCTCCCTCTGTCTTAGAGGAATGTGTTCAGACTTCAGACTTCAGACCTCAGGAGCTGGACTCCACCTTCCAACACTACAAGAGCTCCGGACTGTTGAAAGTGCCGC ATGGGCCTTCATCCACCATCGGCAGCTGCATCATGTCGGCTTTGTCCATCCCTCCCTCACAAAAGACAAGCGTCTCCATGGGATTGGAGTCCATCCATAACTACGCTAACGTGACTTTAGCAGAAGTGGACCGGTACAGCGTCGCGAGCGTCTACACCGAGGTGGAAGCCGGAGCGTCTGACGCGATGGAGTCGGCTGAGCTCCAGGTTCACACAGATTTCTACGAGGAGGAGATCGTGGCTGTGAGTGTGGATCCCGTCGGCGATGACGAGGGTGTGAGCTCCAGAGCGGAGGACGCGAGTGAAACTGTGGATGTTGAAAAAGCACTGGAGACTCTGACAAAGACTTTTGCTCTCAGGAAGGAGAGCCTCGGTCAAGATGTGCTGACAGGAAAGAGCAGTGACCAGTTTGTTTCTGTAGACGCCGCAGATGACGGGAAAACTCATGACGACACAGAAACCATTGAAGGAATGAAGGAGAATCTGGAggctggagacacagagagctgCATCATCTCCTCTGCCACAGAAGTGAAGGCTCGCCATGAATCCTCCACAGATGTCAACAGAACTGAACCTCTGTGGACGAGTTCGGCTAACGTCCGCAGATCCTCTCGTCTCCACATGAAGACGCCGTCGAGTTGTCGGGGGATACGCGCGTTCAAGACGCTGCCAGAGGAAATCGCACCGGAACCAACAAT GAGCAAAGGGTTCTTATCCGTCGCCTCCTCTGTGATCGCGATCAAAGGACGGGACAAAG GTGATTCAGATGAAATGACCTCCTTCATCTTCACCTGTTCTCAGTGTCTCTTCCACAGCGCTGATGAAAGCAGCCCTCCTCACTTCCACATGCAGAGCGTTCCCACAGAGGAGTACAGGACTCTCTCGCGAGCTGGATTTACTCCGTGTCCTCGCAGCACTGATGAAATATTCACGTCCATTAAACTTTTCCCCAACGCAAACCCAGCGCTGTCGTGTGACGACAGAAGCAAAGTAAACGACGGTCAGTCACTGAGCAGACGGAAGGCTCTCACGTGTGAGACGTGCAGTAAGACGTTCACCCGCACGTCAGACGTCCGCAGACACCAGCTCACGCACACGGGAGAGAGACCGTTCCATTGTTCCAGGTGTGAGCGAACGTTCCAGCACTCGTGGGACCTGACCAAGCACGAGAGCAAAGATCACGGCGCGGCCATTTCCTTCTCCTGCCCGCTGTGCCGCAGCGCCTTCGCCAACCTCCGCGCGTTGACCGTGCACCACAAGAAGACTCACTCTGAGGAGAGCCAGCTGCCGCACATCTGCTCCATCTGCAGCCAGAGCTTTGCCACTTCCTCTGAGCTGCTCGAGCACAGGAAGTCCCACGTGAGCAACAAGCGCTACATCTGCCAGCAGTGCGGCGAGGGCTTCGACTCCCTGCTCTCGCGCTCGCAGCACCGGCAGACACACCGGGTCAAGCATCAGTTCAAGTGTCCACATTGTGACAAGACCTTCACTCGAAGGTCTGACGTGAAGAGACATCTGTCCACTCACACCGGGGAGTGTCCTTACCAGTGCGAGCAGTGCAACAAACGCTTCTCCCTCCACTTCATGCTCATGAAACACCTCCGCGTCCACAGCGGTGAGCGTCCGTTCCAGTGCTCCCACTGTCCAAAGAGGTTCACGCTGGTGTCGGTGCTGGCCAGACACGAGCGCATGCACACCGGGGACAAACCGTTCCTCTGCTCCCAGTGTGGCAAAGGTTTTCTGTCGCGAGGGGAACTGTCCAAACACCACCGCTCACACGTGGACGACAGACCTTTCTCCTGCCCTCAGTGCGACAAACGCTTCAAGAGCAAGAAAACGCAGCGGGAGCACATCGTGTCGCACAGCGGCGCTCGCCCGTACCCCTGCACCTACTGCGGCAAAGGCTTCACCAAACCGTACGCGCTGACCAGACACAACCTCATTCACACAGGAGAGAGGCCGTTCCCCTGCGGACACTGCGACAAGTCCTTCCTCACGCTCAGCGAGGCTCAGCTGCACCAGAGGATCCACACGGGCGAGCGGCCGTATCCCTGCACCGTCTGTCAACTGAGATTTAAGAGCTCGTCAGAGCTGGCGCGACACAGACGCAGCCACGCGGCGCCAAAGACGCCGAAGACGCGCTGCGAGCGCTGCATGAAGACATTCACGTCCAACGCCAAGCTGAAGAAACACATGGAGACGCACAGGGAGGAGGACAGAGCAGTTCAGTCTGTGGAAGCAGATCTGTGA
- the washc3 gene encoding WASH complex subunit 3, whose product MDEDGLPLVGSGVDLTKVPAIQQRRMVAYINQFVVHTVRFLNRFSSVCEEKLSNTSLRIQQIETTLCILEAKLSSIPGLEDVTIDGIHQQQSARVNGATAADHTPRAAPPAGALQSPQTPAAEPAAEPAAEPAAEPAPTHKTEAAAENVMTVAKDPRYARYLKMVQVGVPVMAIRNKMVLEALDPNLLETPDAPVPDGGTRSAEDRDVAATSSDSESSFSD is encoded by the exons atggacgaagacgGGCTTCCATTAGTGGGGTCTGGAGTTGATCTTACCAAG GTTCCTGCCATCCAACAGAGACGAATGGTCGCCTACATTAATCAGTTTGTTGTGCACACAGTTCGCTTTTTAAACCGTTTCTCCAGCGTTTGTGAAGAG AAACTTTCAAACACATCTCTTCGCATACAGCAGATTGAAACCACTCTGTGCATTTTGGAAGCCAAG CTGTCGTCTATTCCTGGACTAGAAGACGTCACAATAGATGGAATTCATCAGCAACAAAGTGCACGGGTTAATGGAGCGACCGCTGCTGACCACACCCCACGGGCTGCTCCACCAGCGGGGGCGCTACAGTCCCCACAG ACGCcagcagcagaaccagcagcagaaccagcagcagaaccagcagcagaaccagcaccgacacacaaaacagaagcagctgcagagaacGTCATGACTGTGGCCAAAGACCCACGTTACGCCCGATATCTGAAGATGGTTCAAGTG GGGGTTCCAGTGATGGCCATTAGGAACAAAATGGTCTTGGAGGCTTTGGATCCCAACTTGCTTGA AACCCCCGACGCCCCAGTTCCTGATGGAGGAACGAGGAGCGCGGAGGATCGAGATGTCGCTGCCACCAGCTCTGacagcgagtcgtctttcagcGACTGA
- the dram1 gene encoding DNA damage-regulated autophagy modulator protein 1, protein MQGFKQGLCLLPVFLVICSSSTFIISYVIAVFRHDVDVIFPYISDTAAKPPESCIFGLMTFISACAGISTIYVRYKFVERLSEDTLVASPCLNKMALVLGMLSCLGMCIVATFQETTVVEVHDVGALLFFVSGVSYTIVQVVLSYHIYPYGSSSCVFRARVVIAVLAVLALFPTVICAFFVTPTTLHRHTDDKDYPFHLASAACEWVVAFSFVFFFLTYIDDFKLFTLHVRTELEG, encoded by the exons ATGCAGGGGTTTAAACAGGGTCTGTGTTTGTTGCCCGTGTTTCTCGTCATCTGCTCCTCCAGCACTTTCATCATCTCATACGTGAtcgctgttttcagacatgatgTCGATGTCATCTTTCCATACATAAg TGACACTGCAGCGAAGCCTCCTGAGAGCTGCATCTTTGGTCTGATGACGTTCATCTCTGCCTGTGCAG GAATCTCCACCATCTATGTGAGATATAAGTTTGTGGAGCGGCTGAGTGAGGACACACTGGTGGCGTCTCCATGTCTTAATAAAATGGCTCTGGTTTTAGGGATGCTCTCCTGCCTGGGCATGTGCATTGTTGCAACTTTCCAG GAAACGACAGTGGTGGAAGTTCATGATGTGGGAGCTCTGCTCTTCTTTGTCTCTGGTGTGTCATACACAATCGTCCAGGTTGTCCTCTCATATCACATTTATCCTTATGGATCCTCGTCGTGTGTGTTCCGTGCACGTGTGGTCATCGCCGTCCTCGCTGTTTTGGCTCTTTTCCCCA CTGTGATTTGTGCGTTCTTTGTGACACCGACGACGCTGCATCGACACACAGACGACAAG GATTATCCTTTCCATCTGGCCAGTGCCGCGTGTGAGTGGGTCGTCGCCTTCagcttcgtcttcttcttcctcacgtACATCGACGATTTCAAA CTTTTCACCTTACACGTAAGAACAGAGCTTGAGGGATAA